The genome window TCGCCTGTGAGCGCCTGGTGGCCCGCGGCTCCCTCGCCGCCTGCCGCAGGCACGCCGAGGTGCGGCTCGAAGGCAAGGACTACGTGGTCCGCGACGGCGACGTCATCAACGTCCGCTTCGCCACATGACTCCCCCGGAGTCGACGCCCCCGCCCCCGCCTGGAACGGCCGCAGCCTCGGCCACGACGCGGCTCGCCAGGTCCGCCGGCGTGGTGGGAGCGGCGACTCTGACCAGCCGCGTCCTCGGGCTCGTCCGCGACCAGGTGCTCGCGTATCTGTTCGGCGCCGGCAACGCCATGGACGCCTTCAACGTGGCGACGCGAATCCCCAACCTCCTGCGGGATCTGTTCGCCGAGGGCGCGATGAGCGCCGCGTTCGTGCCCGCCTTCATGCGCCGTCTGACGCACGCCGGGCGGGCGGAAGCCTGGCGGCTCGGCAATCAGCTTCTGAACGCGCTCGTGGTGGTGACCGGCGCGTTCGTCCTCTCCGGCATGCTCTTCGCGGAACCGCTCGTGCGACTGCTCGCCGGCTCCTACGCCGAAGTGCCCGGCAAGCTGGAGCTGACGGTGTTCCTGACGCGCCTGCTGCTGCCCTTTCTGACGCTGGTGGCGGTCGCCGCGGCGCTGATGGGCATGCTGAACTCGCTCAACCGCTTCTTCGTGCCGGCCCTCTCGCCCGCGATGTACAACGTGGGCATCATCGTGAGCGGCGCACTGCTCGTTCCGCTCATGCCCGGGCTCGGGCTCGATCCGATCGTCGCCATTGCCATCGGCGCGCTGCTGGGCGGGGTCGGCCAGGTCGCGCTGCAGGTTCCCGCCCTCCACCGCGAGGGATTCCGATACCGGGCGGCCCTCGACCCGGCCGATCCCGGACTGCGGCACATCCTCCGGCTGATGGGACCCGGCACGCTCGCCGGCGCGGCCGTCCAGATCAACCTGTTGGTGAACATGGTGCTGGCCACCGGACAGGGCACGGGTGCCGTTTCCTGGCTGGGCTATGCGTTTCGCGTGATGTACCTGCCGATCGGCCTGTTCGGCGTCTCGATAGCCGCTGCGACGCTTCCGGTCGTCTCGCGCCACGCCGCGCGCGAGGAGATCGACGGCATCCGCGACGCCGTCTCACGGGCGCTCCGCCTCATGCTGGTCGTCAACGTCCCCGCTACGGTCGGCCTCATCGCGCTCGGCGCACCGGTCGTGCAACTCATCTTCGAACGCGGCAGCTTCACGCCGGAGGACACGGCCGCCACGACCGCCGCGCTCTTCTTCTATGCCCCCGGGCTCGCGGGCTATTCGGCCGTCCGCATCGCGGTCCCCTGCTTCTACGCACTCGGCAGCAGCGTCACTCCGACAGCGATCAGCATGGCCGCCGTGACCCTGAACATCGCGCTCAATCTCCTGCTCGTGGATCTGATGGGATACCGCGGGCTGGCGCTCGGCGCCTCGATCGCCGCCCTGGCCAACGCGGTCACCCTCCTCGCGGTGCTGCGCCGGCGGCTCCACGGTCTCGATCTGGGCCGGGTACTCACGGTCTTCGCGAAGATCGCCGTCGCATCGGCGGCCATGGGAGGCGCGGCCTGGATGACGCATGCGCTGCTGCTGGAAGCCTGGCCCGGCGCGGAGCTGGTCACGCGCCTGGGCAGGGTCTGCACGAGCATCGCGGTCGGCGGCGCCGTGCTGGCGGCCGCTGCGCTGATGCTCAGGATTCGAGAGCTCGAACAGGTGGGACGGCAGGTGCTGGCCCGCCTGGCTCGCAACCGCTAGCGCGACCCTGCGGTCGCGTTGGGAGTCTCGCCGACGCGAAACTGCTGCGGCACGGTCGCTCGCGGTCCGCCGGAGCGACTCCCGGCAGCCGAATCCGGCGCATCGGCCCCTGAGAATGGTACGATGGGCGCGATGCGACCGATGCACTACGGCGGCAGCCACTACTCCTTCGGACCCGGCCTGATGACGCCCGCGGTCAAGATGCTGCTGTGGGCCAACGTCGGTCCGTTCCTGCTGACCGCGCTCGCCCCGTCGCTCTTCTACTCGATCGCCGGCGTCTTCGGACTGACGCCGCAGGCGGTCCTCACCCGGTTCTGGATCTGGCAGCCGGTCACCTACATGTTCTTGCACGGCGGCATGGGGCACGTGCTGCTGAACATGCTGGTGCTCTGGATGTTCGGCGTGCAGTTGGAGCGGCTCTGGGGCTCCCGGTTCTTCCTGCGCTACTACTTCGTCACCGGCATCGGGGCGGGACTTTCGACCATCGCGGTGTCGCTGCTGCCGTTCGCTTTCGCCGATCCGACCTACGCTGCCGTGACGATCGGCGCCTCGGGCGCGGTCTACGGGTTGCTGATGGCGTTCGCGCTGATCTACCCGGAAACGCCCATCCTGATGTTCTTCCTCTTTCCCGTGCCGGCGAAGTACTTCGTGATGATCATCGGCGCCGTGGCGTTCCTGTCCGTGCCCCGCGGAGATGGGGTCGCGCACATCGCCCATCTCGGCGGGCTGCTGGTCGGCTTCCTGTACCTGCGGATGCGCGGCGCAGCGGCCGGTCGGATCGGCGGTGGACGGATGAGGCTGGGACGGATCGGCGTCATCGCCGACATCAAGTACCGCTACGTCAAGTGGAAGATGGCGCGTCTCCGGAAGCGCTTCGACGTCTACCAGGGCCGGGGCGGCCGGGATTGGGACGACTATCCGCGCGGCGACGGCAACTGGAACGACCGCGTGCATTAGCTACTGCGGCGGGTCACCGGCAGGACCGCGGCCGGTGGGCGCCAGCCACTCCGTCCGCACCGGACAGAAGAGATCGAGCGCGAACGTATCCGCCAGTGCCTCGGCCTGATGCCGCACCCCTGCCGGAATCACCAGTACCTCTCCCTCGTGCACGACGATCTCCTCGCCTCCGACCATGCAGCGCAGGGCGCCCTCGAGCACGTATTGCAACTGCTCGCTCACGTGCCGGTGCGCCGGCACGTGCGCACCCCGCTTCAGATAGACCTGCACCAGCATCTGCCGCTCTCCCGACACGATCTTCCGGGAGATCAGCTCCGTGACCTTGTCGAGATCGAGCGCGGCCCAACGATGAACGACGGCGTTCGACGGCATCGGTTCCTCCCCCGCGGCCTGGGTCACCTGATCGTAACTGTTGACAGGGAACGGTTTACGCCGCCCTCGCGAAGGGCCGCCGGGCCGCGGCCGCGTGATATAATCGAGAGTCGTGCACGATACTCGATCGAGCCGACTGTCGCCCGCACCCGCCCACCGCAAGGACTCCGCACCATGAAGGGACCAGCGCTCACGAACGAGCCTGCCGCCCGCGCAGCCCTCGCGGTCGGCGGCCCTGTCGGCGAGCTGTCGCGCGAGCGGTTCATCGGCTTCTACCGCACGATGCTGCTGTCGCGCCGTCTCGACGACCGGGAGCTGCAGCTCAAGAACCAGAGCCTCAGCTACTTCCAGATCAGCGGAGCCGGGCACGAGGCCGTGCAGGTGGCGGCCGGACTGGCCCTGCGGCCGGGCCGCGACTGGGTTTTCCCGTACTACCGCGACCGGGCGTTGTGCCTGACGCTCGGTCTGACGGCCCACGACATGCTGCTCAACGCCGTGGGCGCGAAGGACGATCCCAACTCCGGCGGCCGGCAGATGCCGACCCACTGGAGCTCGCCGACGTTGCGCATCGTGTCCCCCTCGAGTGCGTGCACCACGCAGTGCCTGCACGCGGTCGGCGCGGCCGAGGCGGGAGAGCTCCTGCCACGACTTCTCGGCATCGAATCCGATTCGTCTCCCCCCGACGGCGATGTCGTGCTCGTCTCGCTCGGCGACGGCCAGACGAGCGGGGGCGAGTTCTGGGAATCGCTCAATACGGCCTGCACGGGACGGCTTCCGGTCGTCTACCTGGTTGAGGACAACGGATACGCGATCTCCGTGCCGGTCGAGGTGCAGACGCCCGGCGGTGATATCTCGGATCTGATCGAGGCGTTCCCCGGCCTGCACGTCATCCGCGTCGACGGAACCGACGGCGTCGCCAGCTTCCGCGCCATGAGCGAAGCCGTGGCGTGGGCGCGGGGCCGTTCCGGCCCCGCACTGGTCCACGCGCACGTCACGCGTCCGTACTCGCACTCGATGTCGGACGACGAGCGTCACTACAAGAGCGCCGCCGAACGGGAAGCGGAGGCGGCGCGCGATCCTCTGCGCCGGTTCGCCGACTTCCTGGTGGCCGCCGGGCACGCGACGGAGGTCGAGCTCGACGCGGTCGCGGCCGACGTCGACCGCGAGGTGCAGGACGCATCGGACCGCGCCGTCGCCGCCCCGAAGCCGGATGCGTCGACGGCCGCGCTGTACGTGTACTCCCCGACGGTCGACCCGGCTTCCGACGCGTTCGAGGCCGCGGCCGCCCCGGCCCCATCCGGCACGCCGGAGACGATGGTCTCCGCCATCAACCGCACGCTCAAGGACGAGATGGCGCGCGACCCCCGTATCGTCGTCTTCGGCGAGGACGTCGCCGACGCCAGCCGTCCGGAGATCCTCTCCGAGGTAACCGGCAAGGGAGGCGTGTTCAAGGCAACGCTCGGACTGCAACGGGAGTACGGCCGAGAGCGAGTCTTCAATTCTCCGCTCGCCGAGGCGAATATCGTCGGACGGGCGATCGGCATGGCGGTGCGCGGTCTGAAGCCGGTGGTGGAGATCCAGTTCTTCGACTACATCTGGCCGGCCATGATGCAGATACGGGATGAGCTCTGCATGCTGCGCTACCGCTCGAACAACGACTGGTCCTGCCCGGTCGTCATCCGTGTCCCGATCGGCGGCTACCTGAAGGGCGGCGCCCTTTATCACAGTCAGTCCGGCGAGAGCATCTTTGCGCACTGCCCAGGGCTGCGCATCGCCTTTCCGTCGACCGCCGAGGACGCGGCCGGCCTGCTCCGTACGGCGATCCGGGCGGACGACCCGGTCCTTTTCCTCGAGCACAAGCACCTCTATCGCCAGACCTACAACAAGGGAATCTATCCGGGAGCCGACTACACGCTGCCGTTCGCGCGGGCCGCCGTCCGGCGGGACGGCGCCGACGTCACCGTGCTGACCTGGGGCGCTCTCGTACAGAGGTCGCTGCTGGCCGCCGAGCGCGCCAGCCAGGAGGGAATCGACGTTCGGGTGATCGACCTGCGCACGATCGTACCGTACGACTGGGAGGGCATCGCCGAAGCCGTGCGAGCGACCAGCCGGGTCGTGATCGCGCACGAAGACCAGTTGACGTGCGGTTTCGGGGCCGAGCTCGCTGCACGGATCGCCGACGAGCTGTTCGAGCACCTCGACGCCCCCGTCAAGCGCCTGGGGGCGTTGGACTGCCCGGTCGCCTACAGTCCCGTTCTCGAAGAGGCCATCCTGCCGCAGGCGGACGACGTGCTGGACACCATCAGAGCGACCGCTCGCTACTGACGAAGGAGACCCCGCTGGACCCACCGGCCCGTACCCGCGCGATCGCCAGCATCTGCCGGCTCGCCGGAGCGACGGCCCTGGCCTTGGCGTTCGCACCGCTCGTCACTCCCGCACCGGAGGCCTCGCACCACGTCGAGATCCTGCACTCCACCGGCGGTCTGCCACCGCACATCGTCGGCACGTTCCGTGAACCGAGCGTCTTCCAGCAGGCGCCCGACGGGCGGTACTTCGTGTTCGACCGGCGCGGGCATGCGGTCCATCGGATCGCCCCTGACCGCACCGTAACCACGCGGCTCGTACAGGTCGGTCCCGAAGACGGCCGGATCCTGGGCGCGAGCACGTTCGATCTCGGGCCCGGCTCCCGGTTCGTCGTCGCGGACGCGCCCGGCGGCCGGGAACGCGTCCAGATCTTCGATCTCGACGGCGGGCGCCTGGGCAGCTTCCGGCTGCCGGGTCGTGCCGCGCCGCGACTCACCCTCGGCCCGATCGTCCTGAACGGCATCGGCTCGCTGGAATTCACCGGCCGGTCGATGCTGATGAACCAGCCGGAGATCGGCGGACTGATCACCCGCTTCAGCCTGAACGGGCATCCGTACCAGACGTTCGGCTCCTTCCGCTCGACGGGTCACGAAGCCAATCGCGACCTGCATCTCGCCCTGAACAGCGGGTTGCCGCTCGCGGACCCGTTCGGCGAACACTATTTCGTCTTCCAGTCGGGTCGGCCGCTCTTCCGCAAGTACGACAGCGCCGGGACCCTGCTCTTCGAACGTCACATCGAAGGCGTCGAGCTGGATCCACTGATCAACGCGCTTCCGACGGTCTGGCCCACCCGCCCGGACGACCGCGGCCGGGAACTGCCGCTGGTTCCGCCCACGGTCCGCACCGCCGCGGTCGACCGTACCGGCAACCTGTGGGTCGCCCTGTCGACGCCGTTCCTCTACGTCTACGATCCGTCCGGCGAGAAGATTCGCACGGTCCGCCTGCAGGCGGCGGGCGTCGTGCACCCGTCGAGCCTGCACTTCCCGGACGAACGGCGGATGCTGGTCGCCCCCGGGTGCTACGAATTCACCGTGTGGTGACGGGGGCGGGAGCGGCCGATCCCTCCGCCCTCGTCAGCACCAGGCCGCCCAGCACGAGTACGGCGCCGCCGATGCGGGCAGCCCCGAGCGGCTCTCCCAGCCAGACGGCCCCGACCGCCATGGCGGCGACCGGCACGAGATTGGAGTAGACCGAGGTCCGGGCGCTGCCGAGTCTCTTGACGCCGGTGTACCAGATGATGTGCGCCACGGAGAGCGCCAGGAACCCCGAGACGACGAGCGCCACCCACGCCCAGCCGCTGACGGCTCCCCAGTCGAGCTCCAGCAGATCGGGCACCCCGAACGGCGCGTAGCACAGCGTGCCGACCAGCGTGGCGTAGGCCGACAACTGAAGCGGCGAGTAGCGTACCAGCAGCGCCCGCGATCCGGTCGTGTACCAGGCCCAGCACCAGAGGGCGACCAGCGTCATGGCGTCGCCGGTGAGCGTCGTCGGCGTGGCGCCGGCCCCCCGCCCGGCCACCAGATAGACGCCGGCCACGGCAAGCGCGACCCCCAGCCACTGACGCCCGCCGACCGCTTCCCGCCGCCGACTCAGCGCGTTGAGCGCCAGCACGGCGATCGGCATGCAACCGAGGATCAACGAGCTGTTGGCGACGGTAGTGCGCGCCAGACCGCTGACGAAAGCCAACTGATAGCCGCAATGGCCAACCGCGCCCAGAGCCACCAGCGCCGGCCAGTCGCGGCGGGCGGGAACCGCCTCGCCGGACAGACGCGAGGCGCACAGAAGCACCACACACGCCGTCGCGATCCGCAGTGCGTTGAACGCGAAGGCCGGAATCTCCTCGATGGCGGACTTGACGACCGAAAAGTTGCTGCCCCAGATCAGCACCAGGAGCAGCAGAAGCGCATCGAGCGGGGTCAGGCTGATGCGGAGCGTTCCGCGGCTCACCACGGGCGCCGTCCCGGCACCGCGGCGGAACGGATTGCCCCCGTGCGTTGCCTCATCGGTGGCCCCTTGGTATCATTGGCTGTTTGTTCGGTCGCGGAGGGCGGTCGCCATATCAGATTGCTTCGGCTGCAGGGCCGGCGGCCCTCGAAGCGCGCCGGTGGCGGGAAAGAGAATGCCCGGCGAGCGGGAGTCGTTCGTAGCCGGGTCCCTGCGGCATCTGCAAGACAATATCCGCAGGGCCGGACCGGCTGCAACGGCCAGCTATTCGTTGATTGGAGCCGTTCTCCTGCTCGGTGGCGGAGGACATCTGGTAGACCGCTGGCAGGGGACGGAACCCTGGGGGCTGCTGGCGGGTCTGTTGACCGGACTGGTCGTCGGGTTCTACGAGCTGGCGAAGACGGTCTGGAAGCCGTGACTGATGGGGACCGTCTGGATAGCGGCCGCGATTCTGGCCACTGGGAGCGCACTGCTGGCGCTGGTCGTGTCCGATGCGGCGGTCGAGATCATGCTCGGGCTGTTGGCCCCGCTGGTCGTCGCCCTTGGCTCGTGGAGACTGATGGAAAGCGCGCACCGACGCAGTCCGGAGCGCTTGTCGCGATTGATGGTTTATGCGTTCCTGGGGAAGCTCGTGTTCTTCGCCGTCTACCTGACCGTGACCGTCGGCGCCTTTTCGCTCGACAGGACGTGGTTCATCGGCGCCTTCGCCGTCTCGTTCGTGGTTCTGCACCTCACCGAGGCCGTGCAGTTGCAACGCCTGCAAGCCGGTTGACCGGACGAGACCGGAGCGGACCTTCCACCTGACGCATCCAGACTTCAACAGAAGCATGCAGCAACCCGACCACACCGAAGCGACGGAACAAGCCGCCGGACACGTCGAAGCCGCGGAACACGCCGGCGATCACGCCGCGGAAGGATTCAATGCAGGCGAAGTGATCATCGAGCACGTCGCGAACAGCTCGTTCGAGCACCCGATCCTGCATCTGCCGCCGCTCCTCGGCATCGACTTCTCGGTGACGAAGCACGTCTTCATGCTGCTCCTGGTGGCGACCGCGGTCTTCCTGCTGGTCACGACCGCCGTGCGGCGCTACCTGCGGCAGGACCGACTCGTACCGGGCGGCTTCATGAACGCCCTGGAGTTCGTCGTCGAGTTCATCCGGGACTCGATCGTACTGCCGAACGTGGGCGCGAAGTACGTCGGAACGTGGGCGCCGCTCGTGCTCACCTTCTTCTTCTTCATCCTGGGCGCGAACATGATCGGGCTGATTCCGATCTTCGAGGTGCTCGGTCTGATCGACCACTACGTGCTGCATACCGGCGAGCACTCGCTCATCAAGAACATCGTTCACGGCGGGACGACCGCTACGGGAAACTTCAACGTCACCGCGGCCCTTGCCACCATCACGTTCGTCTCGATCATCGTCGCCGGCAGCCTGGCCCACGGCTTCATCCGGCACTGGATCAACCTGGTGCCCCACGGACTCGCCTGGCCGCTCTACATTCTGCTGATCCCGATCGAGATCATGGGCATGTTCGTCAAGCCGTTTGCGCTCACGATGCGACTGGCCGCCAACATGACCGGCGGACACATCGCGATCCTGGCGATTCTGTCGTTCGTGTTCATCTTCACGGAGCAGTTCGGTTCCGCGGCCGGCATCGGGGTCGGCATCGTCGCCTCGATACCGCTTGCCGTCGGCATCAACGCACTCGAGATCATCATCGTCTTCGTCCAGGCGTATGTCTTCACGCTGCTGTCGGCCGTGTTCATCGGCATGGCCATCAACGTGCATCACTAGGGAAACGGAGGTTACCTGAATGGAAGAGCTTCACCTGCTCGGTGCGGGATTGGGACTCGGGATGATCGTGATCGGTGCGGGTCTGGGAATCGGCAGATTCGCCGCCGCCGCCGCCGAGGGTATCGCAAGGCAACCGAACGCCGCGGCGCAGATTACCGGCGCCATCAACCTGCCGCTGTTCTTGCTCGAAGGCGTCGCGATTCTGGCCGAGGTCTTCATTCTGATCCTCATGCTGTAGGAATCGGATCATGGACAATCCGCTCGTCCAGCTCGATCCGGGACTGTTCTTCTGGACCATAGCGGTCTTCCTGACGCTGCTGTTCCTGCTGAAGAAGTTCGCGTGGGGACCGCTCCTCGCGGCGCTCGAGGAACGGAAGGCCGGGATCCGCAAGTCACTCGACGACGCCGACACCGCCAAGCGCGAGCTGGCGGAGTTGCAGTCGACGACCAGCGCCCTCATCGGCAAGGCTCGCACCGAAGCCGACGCCATCCTGTCGGAGGCACGGGCGGACGGTGCGAAAATCCGACAGGAACTGCGCGAACTCGCGCAGCAGGAAGCACAGGCGATCAAGCGCGACGCTCAGCAGCAGATCCAGTTGGAACGGGATCGTACCGTTTCCGAGCTTCGCCGGGAGGCGGTGGAGCTGTCGGTGATGATTGCCTCGAAGCTCATCCGCCGGAACCTGACCCGGGAAGACAACGCGGCGCTCATCGACGAGGCGCTGCAGCAGGTCGACTCCAACCGCATTCAGTGAGGCAGCCCCGCCGCCCTTTGTTCGGGGCGGCGGCGGCCCCCCGGCTCAGCGACCCCATCGCTGAACGCCGTCCCGCGCACATCAGCCACCCCACCACGGGCGCCGGCTGCAAGACCCTGCGCGACCCGACCGACGGGTCGCGTTGAGCATTCGCCGGCCAGAGTCCTGCGGCGCAGGACTCTGGCTGGCTCGAGCGTCGGAGGAACGTCCAGGCCTACCGGAGCGCCGCAGTCGACACGGCCGAGCCGAACATGTCGGCGGCGATCTGCGCGTGGTCGAACAGAACCTGGGGATAGACGCCGAACAGAAGGGAACCGACGACGGCAATGACCAGTGCGGTCGCCATGGCGGGACTCATCACGATGTCCGAGCCGGCCGTCTCGTCCTTCAGCCACATGAAGACGATGACCCGGTAGTAGTAGTAGAGCGAGATGACGCTGTTGACGACGAAGATGACCGCGAGCCAGACGAAACCCGACTCGATAGCGGCCCCGAACAGCCACAGCTTGCCCATGAATCCGGCGGTCGGCGGAATGCCGCCGAGCGACAACATGAAAATCAACATGGCGATCGCGGCAAAGGGCT of Acidobacteriota bacterium contains these proteins:
- the murJ gene encoding murein biosynthesis integral membrane protein MurJ, with product MTPPESTPPPPPGTAAASATTRLARSAGVVGAATLTSRVLGLVRDQVLAYLFGAGNAMDAFNVATRIPNLLRDLFAEGAMSAAFVPAFMRRLTHAGRAEAWRLGNQLLNALVVVTGAFVLSGMLFAEPLVRLLAGSYAEVPGKLELTVFLTRLLLPFLTLVAVAAALMGMLNSLNRFFVPALSPAMYNVGIIVSGALLVPLMPGLGLDPIVAIAIGALLGGVGQVALQVPALHREGFRYRAALDPADPGLRHILRLMGPGTLAGAAVQINLLVNMVLATGQGTGAVSWLGYAFRVMYLPIGLFGVSIAAATLPVVSRHAAREEIDGIRDAVSRALRLMLVVNVPATVGLIALGAPVVQLIFERGSFTPEDTAATTAALFFYAPGLAGYSAVRIAVPCFYALGSSVTPTAISMAAVTLNIALNLLLVDLMGYRGLALGASIAALANAVTLLAVLRRRLHGLDLGRVLTVFAKIAVASAAMGGAAWMTHALLLEAWPGAELVTRLGRVCTSIAVGGAVLAAAALMLRIRELEQVGRQVLARLARNR
- a CDS encoding rhomboid family intramembrane serine protease, whose product is MGAMRPMHYGGSHYSFGPGLMTPAVKMLLWANVGPFLLTALAPSLFYSIAGVFGLTPQAVLTRFWIWQPVTYMFLHGGMGHVLLNMLVLWMFGVQLERLWGSRFFLRYYFVTGIGAGLSTIAVSLLPFAFADPTYAAVTIGASGAVYGLLMAFALIYPETPILMFFLFPVPAKYFVMIIGAVAFLSVPRGDGVAHIAHLGGLLVGFLYLRMRGAAAGRIGGGRMRLGRIGVIADIKYRYVKWKMARLRKRFDVYQGRGGRDWDDYPRGDGNWNDRVH
- a CDS encoding cupin domain-containing protein, which codes for MPSNAVVHRWAALDLDKVTELISRKIVSGERQMLVQVYLKRGAHVPAHRHVSEQLQYVLEGALRCMVGGEEIVVHEGEVLVIPAGVRHQAEALADTFALDLFCPVRTEWLAPTGRGPAGDPPQ
- a CDS encoding dehydrogenase, which gives rise to MKGPALTNEPAARAALAVGGPVGELSRERFIGFYRTMLLSRRLDDRELQLKNQSLSYFQISGAGHEAVQVAAGLALRPGRDWVFPYYRDRALCLTLGLTAHDMLLNAVGAKDDPNSGGRQMPTHWSSPTLRIVSPSSACTTQCLHAVGAAEAGELLPRLLGIESDSSPPDGDVVLVSLGDGQTSGGEFWESLNTACTGRLPVVYLVEDNGYAISVPVEVQTPGGDISDLIEAFPGLHVIRVDGTDGVASFRAMSEAVAWARGRSGPALVHAHVTRPYSHSMSDDERHYKSAAEREAEAARDPLRRFADFLVAAGHATEVELDAVAADVDREVQDASDRAVAAPKPDASTAALYVYSPTVDPASDAFEAAAAPAPSGTPETMVSAINRTLKDEMARDPRIVVFGEDVADASRPEILSEVTGKGGVFKATLGLQREYGRERVFNSPLAEANIVGRAIGMAVRGLKPVVEIQFFDYIWPAMMQIRDELCMLRYRSNNDWSCPVVIRVPIGGYLKGGALYHSQSGESIFAHCPGLRIAFPSTAEDAAGLLRTAIRADDPVLFLEHKHLYRQTYNKGIYPGADYTLPFARAAVRRDGADVTVLTWGALVQRSLLAAERASQEGIDVRVIDLRTIVPYDWEGIAEAVRATSRVVIAHEDQLTCGFGAELAARIADELFEHLDAPVKRLGALDCPVAYSPVLEEAILPQADDVLDTIRATARY
- a CDS encoding DMT family transporter, translated to MVSRGTLRISLTPLDALLLLLVLIWGSNFSVVKSAIEEIPAFAFNALRIATACVVLLCASRLSGEAVPARRDWPALVALGAVGHCGYQLAFVSGLARTTVANSSLILGCMPIAVLALNALSRRREAVGGRQWLGVALAVAGVYLVAGRGAGATPTTLTGDAMTLVALWCWAWYTTGSRALLVRYSPLQLSAYATLVGTLCYAPFGVPDLLELDWGAVSGWAWVALVVSGFLALSVAHIIWYTGVKRLGSARTSVYSNLVPVAAMAVGAVWLGEPLGAARIGGAVLVLGGLVLTRAEGSAAPAPVTTR
- the atpB gene encoding F0F1 ATP synthase subunit A is translated as MQQPDHTEATEQAAGHVEAAEHAGDHAAEGFNAGEVIIEHVANSSFEHPILHLPPLLGIDFSVTKHVFMLLLVATAVFLLVTTAVRRYLRQDRLVPGGFMNALEFVVEFIRDSIVLPNVGAKYVGTWAPLVLTFFFFILGANMIGLIPIFEVLGLIDHYVLHTGEHSLIKNIVHGGTTATGNFNVTAALATITFVSIIVAGSLAHGFIRHWINLVPHGLAWPLYILLIPIEIMGMFVKPFALTMRLAANMTGGHIAILAILSFVFIFTEQFGSAAGIGVGIVASIPLAVGINALEIIIVFVQAYVFTLLSAVFIGMAINVHH
- a CDS encoding ATP synthase F0 subunit C; the encoded protein is MEELHLLGAGLGLGMIVIGAGLGIGRFAAAAAEGIARQPNAAAQITGAINLPLFLLEGVAILAEVFILILML
- the atpF gene encoding F0F1 ATP synthase subunit B; translated protein: MDNPLVQLDPGLFFWTIAVFLTLLFLLKKFAWGPLLAALEERKAGIRKSLDDADTAKRELAELQSTTSALIGKARTEADAILSEARADGAKIRQELRELAQQEAQAIKRDAQQQIQLERDRTVSELRREAVELSVMIASKLIRRNLTREDNAALIDEALQQVDSNRIQ